In Candidatus Kerfeldbacteria bacterium, a single genomic region encodes these proteins:
- a CDS encoding type II secretion system F family protein, translating into MIFKYTALDKKDAFTKGVIEVKSEKAARAQLENEGFMIVSLKAEKSERFSAFNNVFQTVGRVDKIFFTRHLFTILESGIPLDQAIKITSEQTPNKKFSEILDDIHKNLQHGQTFHFALSQHPQYFSKFFTSLIRVGEWSGKLDEVLSYSLEQQENDFELVTKTRSAMIYPAVILAALIVIFIFMMTFVVPKITEVLTQYEVELPLLTKIIIGLSEFVIHYGLFLIPAFGLFWYIFHKWKSTPKGKRQWDSLILSLPRVKQIVAEFNLARINRSLSALLKSGMQIDQALALTADVTNNSHYATSLKESIKFVQKGIAFSETLRGYPHLYPPITVQMIYVGERTGKFDHMLSRLAVFYEKAVLTASSNLALVIEPVLLITIGLAVALMAIGILTPIWNYAQTI; encoded by the coding sequence ATGATATTCAAATACACTGCACTCGACAAAAAAGATGCCTTTACCAAAGGTGTGATTGAGGTAAAGAGTGAGAAGGCGGCTCGTGCTCAATTAGAGAACGAAGGCTTTATGATTGTCAGCTTGAAGGCTGAAAAGTCAGAACGGTTTTCCGCATTTAATAATGTATTTCAGACAGTCGGGCGAGTCGATAAGATTTTTTTCACCCGCCATCTTTTCACTATTCTCGAATCAGGCATTCCGCTTGATCAAGCGATTAAAATAACCAGCGAGCAAACACCGAATAAGAAATTTAGTGAAATCCTGGACGACATACATAAGAATTTGCAGCACGGACAGACGTTTCATTTTGCGCTGTCCCAACATCCCCAGTATTTCTCAAAGTTTTTTACGAGTTTGATTCGGGTCGGGGAGTGGAGTGGAAAATTGGATGAGGTACTCTCGTATTCTCTGGAGCAGCAAGAAAATGATTTTGAATTGGTGACGAAAACCCGGTCTGCTATGATTTATCCCGCGGTGATCCTGGCCGCTCTCATTGTTATCTTTATTTTCATGATGACCTTTGTCGTCCCGAAAATTACTGAAGTGCTGACTCAGTACGAGGTTGAATTACCCCTTTTGACTAAGATCATTATTGGTCTTAGTGAATTCGTCATTCATTATGGTCTTTTTTTGATTCCGGCATTCGGTTTGTTCTGGTACATTTTTCATAAATGGAAAAGCACGCCAAAGGGTAAGCGTCAGTGGGACAGTTTGATTCTGTCGCTGCCTCGGGTAAAACAAATTGTTGCTGAATTTAATCTCGCCCGCATCAACCGGTCATTGAGTGCGCTACTGAAAAGTGGCATGCAGATAGATCAGGCGCTTGCACTTACCGCTGACGTCACCAATAACAGCCATTATGCTACCTCCCTCAAAGAGAGTATCAAATTTGTACAAAAGGGAATTGCGTTCTCTGAGACCCTGCGGGGCTACCCGCATTTGTACCCACCGATTACCGTGCAAATGATTTATGTGGGAGAGCGGACGGGAAAATTTGATCACATGTTGTCTCGATTAGCCGTTTTTTATGAGAAAGCTGTCTTGACTGCCTCAAGCAATCTCGCGTTGGTGATTGAGCCAGTGTTATTGATTACTATTGGATTAGCTGTGGCCCTGATGGCCATCGGCATCCTGACTCCTATTTGGAATTATGCTCAAACGATCTAA
- a CDS encoding prepilin-type N-terminal cleavage/methylation domain-containing protein, giving the protein MLKRSNMLLPLNQKAFTLIELLVVMSIVGIISAVGFPAFAAMQKNISLKNYTKEIVSNLRHAHNLAVASQDGENHGIYFLEKEYGTCEQNCTIHTAAYDIANGVEVLQGSGDSVIFDRLTGNTSAQTIVVGFDGGKQNTIVIDASGRITTLY; this is encoded by the coding sequence ATGCTCAAACGATCTAATATGCTATTGCCCCTGAATCAGAAGGCCTTCACGCTCATTGAGTTGCTGGTGGTGATGAGTATCGTAGGAATCATTTCCGCGGTCGGCTTTCCCGCCTTTGCTGCGATGCAAAAGAATATTAGCCTGAAAAACTATACCAAAGAAATAGTCAGCAATTTGCGCCACGCCCACAATTTAGCGGTTGCGTCACAAGACGGTGAGAATCATGGTATTTATTTCTTGGAGAAAGAGTATGGCACCTGTGAACAAAACTGTACCATCCATACCGCCGCGTATGACATTGCCAATGGCGTAGAAGTACTACAGGGATCGGGTGATTCAGTTATTTTTGACCGGCTAACAGGTAATACTTCTGCTCAAACAATTGTGGTCGGATTTGACGGTGGGAAACAAAATACGATTGTTATCGACGCGTCGGGTCGTATCACGACGCTCTACTAA
- a CDS encoding prepilin-type N-terminal cleavage/methylation domain-containing protein has translation MNNVMKNQSGYTLMELLVYLSIVTVSVLVFTTFVVNVTKNSARAEMRQELQENARVVSNRLIQNIRQAASVDQANSIFDVPSGTLALNQAVGADITFRLVNNTVVYNDGTTDYVLTSNRVKVTTMQFSHTVDLVKVELTFEQPNDSSQSFTLHTAALARQSIY, from the coding sequence ATGAACAATGTAATGAAAAATCAGTCCGGCTATACGTTGATGGAGCTCTTGGTGTACCTGAGTATTGTCACCGTGAGCGTGCTGGTATTCACCACGTTTGTGGTTAATGTGACGAAAAATTCAGCACGCGCAGAAATGAGGCAGGAATTGCAGGAAAATGCTCGTGTAGTGAGCAATCGTCTTATTCAGAATATCCGGCAGGCGGCCAGTGTTGATCAGGCCAATTCAATCTTTGATGTGCCCAGCGGCACCCTGGCGCTGAACCAAGCGGTAGGAGCAGACATTACATTTCGTCTGGTCAATAATACGGTGGTGTACAACGATGGCACCACTGATTATGTCTTGACCAGCAACCGTGTGAAAGTAACTACGATGCAATTTTCTCACACAGTTGATTTGGTAAAAGTCGAATTGACTTTCGAACAGCCGAATGACTCATCCCAATCATTCACCCTGCACACGGCGGCGCTTGCCCGGCAGTCAATTTATTAA
- a CDS encoding ABC-F family ATP-binding cassette domain-containing protein, which produces MTNDSVVLRFSDVSYAYDRGHKKLLDEASFSVRAGSRITLMGQNGAGKSTIFKLITGEVKPNDGQIFRTPADATVGIARQTMPREALPLTVREYFATAFKEIQYNLDKLIANVFEVVNLDIPITKTVKELSGGEQARLLLAHALIQEPDILLLDEPTNNLDQQGIDHLTTFLIMYTKTCLVISHDADFLNAFSDGVLYLDIHTQKVEQYTGNYNDVVEEISQRIERENLLNARMQRQIKEKRAQAEVFAHKGGKLRFVAKRMREAAETAEENIVSVRKEDKTIRPFTIPVQDFDIHFHGKIVEMSGVSSMQNHKIVEKKIDLTIRKNMHVVIAGPNGIGKSTLLAQLVSGTAPHAKVSPEVVVGYYQQDFGNMDMDQIAFDALKSAMAKQDDHRLRSTAAGFLLDGGILSQPIRALSEGQKGLLSYCRLVLQQPGLLVLDEPTNHINFRHLPVLAKALDEYQGALIMVSHIPDFVAQIRVDTVIDLEKV; this is translated from the coding sequence ATGACAAATGATTCGGTAGTATTACGATTTTCAGATGTTAGTTACGCCTACGACCGCGGTCACAAAAAACTGCTGGACGAGGCGTCTTTTTCGGTTCGTGCGGGCAGTCGGATAACCCTGATGGGCCAGAATGGCGCGGGGAAAAGCACGATTTTTAAATTAATTACTGGTGAGGTCAAGCCCAATGACGGTCAGATATTTCGTACCCCGGCTGATGCGACGGTGGGGATTGCGCGTCAGACCATGCCACGAGAAGCATTGCCATTGACCGTGCGGGAATATTTTGCCACGGCGTTTAAGGAGATTCAATATAATCTGGATAAGTTGATTGCAAATGTTTTTGAAGTCGTTAATCTCGATATTCCAATTACTAAAACTGTAAAAGAATTATCCGGTGGCGAACAAGCACGGTTGCTCTTAGCGCATGCCTTGATTCAGGAGCCTGACATACTCTTGCTCGATGAGCCAACTAACAATTTAGATCAGCAGGGGATTGATCATCTCACCACGTTTCTTATCATGTATACCAAGACGTGCCTGGTGATATCTCATGACGCCGATTTTTTAAATGCGTTTAGTGATGGTGTTTTATACCTGGACATCCATACTCAGAAGGTAGAACAGTATACCGGGAATTATAATGATGTGGTTGAGGAAATCAGTCAGCGAATTGAGCGGGAAAATTTATTGAATGCTCGCATGCAGCGGCAAATAAAAGAGAAGCGCGCGCAGGCAGAAGTGTTTGCCCATAAGGGCGGTAAACTTCGGTTTGTGGCTAAGCGCATGCGTGAAGCAGCGGAAACTGCGGAGGAAAATATTGTGAGTGTGCGCAAAGAAGACAAAACGATCCGCCCCTTTACGATTCCCGTACAAGACTTTGATATTCATTTCCACGGAAAAATTGTGGAGATGTCCGGTGTGTCATCCATGCAGAATCACAAGATCGTTGAAAAAAAGATTGACTTGACCATCCGCAAAAACATGCACGTGGTGATTGCCGGTCCAAATGGTATAGGTAAGAGCACCTTGTTGGCGCAGCTGGTATCGGGTACCGCGCCTCATGCCAAGGTTTCCCCAGAAGTAGTTGTGGGGTATTACCAGCAAGACTTTGGCAATATGGATATGGATCAAATCGCCTTTGATGCATTGAAGAGTGCCATGGCGAAGCAAGACGATCACCGCTTGCGCTCTACCGCCGCAGGTTTTCTTTTGGATGGCGGAATATTATCACAACCAATCCGTGCCTTGTCAGAAGGGCAAAAGGGGTTACTGTCATACTGCCGCTTGGTGCTCCAGCAGCCAGGACTTTTGGTTTTAGATGAACCAACTAACCATATAAATTTTCGTCATTTACCGGTGCTGGCAAAAGCGCTGGACGAATATCAGGGCGCCTTGATCATGGTTTCGCATATCCCAGACTTTGTCGCACAGATACGGGTGGATACGGTGATTGATTTGGAAAAGGTGTAG
- a CDS encoding efflux RND transporter permease subunit: MNNELHRTDETIKHPYDWNAKLVRYFLNNSRLVWLIIAAIIIGGLFALLNFQRQGFPQVSPKVALVQTIYPGATADEMERQVTGLIEAAVKDVKGLKETSSTSANSFSNVVVTLDESVNLDTAVQDIQSKVQSIQADLPADAEPPKVQTFATSGPAFIFGVTHESGDMDTIRHSADDLIQGLSDVEGVKTASLANEAPERIVITFDPAKMAVQGAQLQILQLALQGANVNFPAGTLDLEGKTQSVISVGAFTTLDEISNLIVGVNPRTRQPIRVQDIAEVRRGFASDVNIDRFGSIDNGQLVSHPGVLVNVEVTAEADVIKTKKAIDEHLAVMETDGELDGVTVAELSNVARDTQDQIGEIVDGAIGTEKNVYMLGGIQLLFIAMLLFVNWRAAIVAALAIPLSMLFTFASLAITGTELNTIVLFSLILVLGLIVDPAIIMIESIQRYRDLKYGAVDAVLESGRRYGASLFMAVLASMIVFAPFGVVSGIFGEIIKYIPLTVLPALIASYIIPIAILPMLSKWLMKSRSTKAGETAMSGEDEGLWRIARWFMSVSGTLLAKRWRQVVTLVVALLLVAGSLAIVGMGKVQIVQFSKAKDNPYLTIDARFPKGLTFADRSAVGAELEQLLLNESGVAKYFYYQQSRDGLYLFAELKIKADRDETQTSKEIVRRLRASAKDITHLDDIIINELGTGTPEPDYQIQVQLNDNDPAVLETAAKEVGDYLRSLEHITRVDDGFTGKDESEVRVILDRMRVQVAGLSSYEIGQQLKAVIGETTVTKYTGEGGSADVILKNGALPADLDAIRNLPLVSQAGQVVRVSDVATVEESSTAGVIQRFDGLRYVSVRARIDDSKNLVAVQQKFNEYLTDEKLDQLGIDSRDSRGEFDDIAKSFQELGMALAAAILMTYIFLALQFKSFTQPLVMLITVPLSLTGVFPALLLTGSDLGFLELLGVTILVGIVVSVGIFLMDYANQLVKERGYSAKDAIIQATGVRFRPIVLTKLVVIGGLLPLAFESEFWRGLAVAIIGGIALSGFLSLIVLPILYVWIQAGRDRLHGKGNHTIG, from the coding sequence ATGAATAACGAGCTGCATCGTACTGACGAAACCATCAAGCATCCCTATGATTGGAATGCAAAATTGGTTCGTTATTTCCTTAATAATTCACGTCTTGTTTGGCTTATCATCGCTGCCATTATAATTGGTGGCCTTTTTGCCTTGCTGAATTTTCAGCGTCAGGGATTTCCACAGGTTTCCCCGAAAGTTGCACTCGTACAAACTATTTATCCTGGAGCCACCGCTGACGAAATGGAACGTCAAGTAACTGGATTGATTGAGGCGGCTGTTAAAGATGTGAAGGGGCTCAAAGAAACCTCTTCAACGTCCGCTAATAGTTTCTCAAACGTGGTTGTTACGTTGGATGAATCCGTTAATCTTGATACTGCTGTTCAAGATATTCAATCAAAAGTACAGTCCATCCAGGCCGATCTTCCGGCCGATGCGGAGCCGCCGAAAGTGCAAACATTTGCCACCTCAGGTCCTGCCTTTATTTTTGGCGTGACCCATGAAAGCGGAGATATGGATACTATTCGGCATTCGGCTGATGATTTGATCCAGGGGTTATCGGACGTTGAGGGAGTAAAGACGGCTTCACTGGCCAATGAAGCGCCAGAGCGGATTGTGATTACGTTTGATCCCGCCAAGATGGCGGTTCAGGGAGCGCAATTACAGATTCTGCAGTTAGCACTCCAGGGCGCAAATGTTAATTTTCCAGCCGGTACACTCGACCTGGAAGGGAAAACGCAATCGGTTATTTCTGTCGGCGCCTTTACGACGCTTGATGAAATCTCAAATTTGATTGTCGGCGTCAATCCGCGCACACGCCAGCCTATCCGCGTCCAGGACATTGCCGAAGTACGGCGTGGGTTTGCCTCCGATGTGAATATTGATCGGTTTGGTTCGATTGACAATGGACAATTAGTGAGTCATCCGGGCGTACTAGTCAACGTCGAAGTGACGGCCGAGGCTGATGTGATCAAAACTAAAAAAGCAATTGACGAGCACCTCGCGGTCATGGAGACGGACGGAGAGTTAGATGGGGTAACGGTGGCAGAGCTGAGCAATGTCGCCCGCGACACACAGGATCAGATCGGTGAAATCGTGGATGGCGCGATTGGCACAGAAAAAAACGTGTATATGCTCGGTGGTATCCAGCTGCTCTTTATAGCCATGTTACTTTTTGTTAATTGGCGAGCAGCTATTGTTGCCGCTCTGGCGATACCGTTGTCAATGTTATTTACTTTTGCATCGCTTGCAATTACCGGTACCGAGCTGAACACCATTGTGTTGTTTTCGTTAATTCTCGTACTCGGTTTGATCGTTGACCCGGCCATCATCATGATCGAGTCGATTCAGCGGTATCGCGATTTGAAATACGGTGCGGTTGACGCTGTCTTAGAATCGGGTCGCCGCTATGGCGCCTCGCTCTTCATGGCAGTGTTGGCTTCGATGATTGTATTTGCCCCATTTGGAGTTGTATCTGGGATATTCGGCGAAATCATTAAATACATACCATTGACCGTACTTCCGGCATTGATTGCTTCCTATATTATTCCGATTGCGATTTTGCCGATGTTATCGAAATGGTTGATGAAATCCCGATCCACAAAAGCCGGTGAAACCGCGATGAGCGGTGAAGATGAGGGGCTCTGGCGAATTGCTCGCTGGTTTATGTCAGTCAGTGGTACACTCCTCGCAAAACGTTGGCGCCAAGTAGTTACCCTAGTGGTGGCGTTGCTCTTGGTGGCTGGTTCGTTGGCGATTGTGGGTATGGGGAAAGTACAAATTGTACAATTCTCAAAAGCTAAGGACAATCCGTATTTGACGATTGACGCTCGATTTCCTAAGGGTTTAACCTTCGCCGATCGTTCAGCTGTTGGCGCAGAGCTTGAGCAATTGCTACTTAATGAATCCGGCGTGGCTAAATATTTTTACTATCAGCAGAGCCGCGATGGTTTGTATTTATTTGCCGAGCTAAAAATAAAAGCCGATCGGGACGAGACACAGACCAGCAAGGAAATCGTGAGGCGGCTTCGAGCGTCAGCCAAAGACATTACTCATCTAGATGATATTATCATCAATGAACTTGGCACTGGTACTCCTGAGCCGGATTATCAGATTCAAGTGCAGCTCAATGATAATGATCCGGCCGTACTCGAAACCGCCGCCAAAGAGGTTGGAGATTATCTCCGCTCATTGGAGCATATTACGCGCGTTGACGATGGTTTTACTGGCAAAGATGAATCAGAAGTACGAGTCATCCTTGATCGGATGCGGGTGCAGGTAGCCGGCTTATCCAGTTATGAAATTGGTCAGCAGTTGAAAGCAGTTATCGGCGAAACCACCGTGACAAAATATACCGGCGAGGGTGGTTCAGCTGACGTCATATTAAAGAACGGTGCGTTACCAGCAGACCTGGATGCGATTCGAAATCTGCCGCTCGTGAGTCAGGCTGGTCAAGTCGTTCGCGTCTCGGACGTGGCCACGGTGGAGGAGAGTTCAACCGCGGGCGTGATTCAGCGCTTTGACGGATTGCGGTATGTCAGTGTACGCGCTCGAATCGATGACAGTAAGAATTTAGTTGCAGTACAGCAAAAGTTCAATGAGTATTTGACCGATGAGAAGTTAGATCAATTGGGCATTGATAGCCGAGATTCACGCGGTGAGTTTGATGACATTGCTAAATCATTTCAGGAATTAGGCATGGCGCTGGCGGCTGCCATTTTGATGACTTATATCTTCTTGGCGCTGCAATTCAAATCATTTACCCAGCCATTGGTCATGCTTATCACCGTGCCACTGTCTCTGACCGGCGTATTCCCTGCGCTCCTATTGACTGGTTCTGATCTCGGATTTCTCGAATTACTTGGCGTCACGATTCTCGTTGGTATTGTGGTCAGCGTGGGCATTTTCCTGATGGATTACGCCAATCAATTAGTGAAGGAGCGAGGCTATTCTGCAAAGGATGCGATTATCCAGGCCACGGGCGTGCGGTTCCGGCCGATTGTGCTGACAAAATTGGTGGTTATTGGTGGGCTCTTACCTTTGGCATTTGAATCAGAGTTCTGGCGCGGTTTGGCCGTCGCCATCATCGGTGGCATTGCCTTGTCTGGATTCCTCTCATTGATTGTTCTGCCGATTCTCTATGTGTGGATCCAGGCGGGTCGCGATCGGTTGCATGGCAAAGGCAATCATACGATTGGATAA
- a CDS encoding UvrD-helicase domain-containing protein — MNIFDNLNTAQRQAVTHTDGPLLIVAGAGTGKTTVVTQRIAWLVLEKKVPTDNILALTFTEKAAGEMEERVDVLLPYGYVDLWISTFHSFCERILKDSAIEIGLPPDFKLLNETDQVMLVRRNLDRFDLNYYRPLGNPTKFVQALVKHFSRAKDENVLPEDYLAYAKTLQMDRDDAENTKKKRVDEEEEISEEQRIKEVANAYHIYQQLLLEQGALDFGDLILYTIKLFKSRPKILERYRKQFQYLLVDEFQDTNYAQYELVKMLAQPKNNVTVVGDDDQSIYKFRGAAISNILEFKKDFPDSKEVVLTENYRTRQNILDLSYRFIKQNDPNRLEYQLSKGKIDPKGAPLKTKISKKLKSTREGEGSIQHLHFHSHLEEAAGVMKRIIELQAGQPSARGGSGSAGKLKWSDFAILIRANSYANEFMTAATRLQVPHQFLASRGLYSQPEIMDIVAYLKLLDSYHESAAMWRVLNFSHWKLPIKDLMALSQRAYKKRMSLYEAVSQSRLIAGISKEMHQALEKILKMIEAHTELARVKGVLTVALRFMKDSGYLKHITEVKGDEHIEQVIHLNQFFRKIEDFENKNDDNSVRHFLEEFDEEQESGDSGAMHQPWEEGPDAVKIMTVHGAKGLEFPYVFIVSLVDKRFPSIERKDPIELPEDLIKEIIPEGDIHLQEERRLFYVGMTRARDGLFFTSADDYGGTRKKKLSRFLTELGFERKESTEEFDTVERLSPAPESLKGKPEISYLQQSIPEKASYTQLKAFETCAKQYKYAHILKVPVEGRHTFSFGKSMHNTLFHFFKLIQERSATVQVDLFGKPATKKDAVVSEEELMQLYDREWIDDWYLSKEHREEYYAKGKTSLHEFFEAQQPNFPVPVNLEQPFNLKLGEYTFKGVIDRIDPVGNDPKTVEIVDYKTGRIPKGNKLTPDDKEQLMIYDLAAREVFGLQPVTLSYYYLENNTKLSFSPDEADLKKLRESLQEQIVQIHQSDFAANPGFWCAQCDFRDICEDRWRG, encoded by the coding sequence ATGAATATCTTCGATAATCTGAATACAGCCCAGCGCCAGGCCGTGACGCACACTGACGGGCCGCTCTTGATCGTGGCCGGCGCCGGTACTGGCAAAACCACGGTGGTGACCCAGCGTATCGCTTGGTTGGTATTGGAAAAGAAAGTTCCTACGGATAATATTCTCGCCCTGACTTTTACGGAGAAAGCCGCCGGTGAAATGGAAGAGCGGGTGGATGTACTCTTGCCCTATGGCTATGTGGATTTGTGGATTTCCACATTCCACTCATTTTGCGAACGGATATTGAAGGACAGCGCTATTGAAATTGGTTTGCCGCCGGATTTCAAGTTGCTTAATGAAACAGACCAGGTGATGCTGGTGCGCAGGAATCTAGACCGGTTTGACCTCAATTATTACCGTCCTTTAGGTAATCCCACGAAATTCGTCCAGGCACTGGTCAAGCATTTCAGCCGGGCAAAAGACGAAAACGTACTACCGGAAGATTATTTAGCATACGCCAAAACCCTGCAAATGGATCGGGACGACGCAGAAAATACCAAAAAGAAACGAGTGGATGAGGAAGAGGAAATTAGTGAAGAGCAACGTATCAAAGAAGTGGCGAATGCCTATCATATTTATCAGCAGTTATTATTGGAGCAAGGTGCGCTCGACTTTGGTGATTTGATTTTATATACCATTAAGTTATTCAAATCGCGGCCAAAGATTTTAGAAAGGTACCGCAAACAATTTCAATATCTTTTGGTGGATGAATTCCAGGACACGAACTACGCGCAATATGAATTAGTGAAAATGTTGGCGCAGCCAAAGAATAATGTGACCGTGGTCGGGGATGATGATCAGTCAATATATAAATTCCGTGGTGCCGCTATTTCAAATATTTTAGAGTTTAAAAAAGATTTTCCTGATTCAAAAGAAGTGGTACTGACGGAAAACTACCGCACTCGGCAGAACATTCTGGATTTATCCTATCGCTTTATCAAGCAGAATGACCCGAACCGTTTGGAGTATCAATTGTCAAAAGGGAAGATTGATCCGAAAGGCGCACCATTGAAAACCAAAATCAGCAAGAAATTGAAATCCACACGCGAGGGCGAGGGGAGTATCCAGCATCTACATTTCCACTCCCATCTCGAGGAAGCCGCTGGGGTGATGAAGCGGATTATTGAACTACAAGCGGGACAACCCTCCGCCAGAGGCGGATCCGGCTCCGCCGGAAAGCTAAAATGGAGCGACTTTGCAATTCTCATCCGCGCCAATAGTTACGCTAATGAGTTCATGACTGCCGCGACTCGGCTACAAGTGCCGCATCAGTTTCTCGCGTCACGGGGATTGTACAGCCAGCCGGAGATTATGGATATCGTGGCGTATTTGAAATTATTGGACAGCTATCATGAATCTGCTGCCATGTGGCGCGTGCTTAATTTTTCCCATTGGAAACTGCCCATCAAAGATCTGATGGCGTTGTCCCAGCGCGCCTACAAGAAACGCATGTCCCTGTATGAAGCCGTTTCGCAGTCGCGACTAATCGCCGGCATTTCGAAAGAGATGCATCAGGCATTGGAAAAAATATTGAAAATGATTGAGGCGCATACTGAGTTGGCTCGCGTGAAGGGAGTGCTGACGGTGGCACTGCGGTTTATGAAAGACTCGGGGTACCTGAAGCACATCACCGAAGTAAAAGGAGACGAACATATTGAACAGGTTATTCATTTGAATCAGTTTTTCCGGAAGATTGAGGATTTTGAAAATAAAAATGATGATAATTCAGTGCGGCATTTCCTAGAGGAATTTGACGAAGAGCAGGAGTCAGGGGACAGTGGTGCGATGCACCAGCCCTGGGAGGAGGGACCGGACGCGGTGAAAATTATGACTGTCCATGGCGCCAAAGGCCTGGAGTTTCCCTATGTCTTCATCGTTAGTTTGGTGGACAAACGTTTTCCCTCGATCGAGCGCAAAGATCCTATTGAATTGCCTGAAGACTTGATCAAGGAAATAATTCCCGAGGGCGATATCCATCTGCAGGAGGAGCGCCGTTTATTTTACGTAGGCATGACCCGCGCCCGGGACGGACTTTTCTTCACCTCAGCCGATGACTACGGCGGTACGCGGAAGAAAAAATTGTCACGCTTTTTGACTGAGCTTGGGTTTGAGCGAAAAGAATCGACCGAGGAATTTGATACCGTCGAGCGGTTGTCGCCAGCGCCAGAGTCACTCAAAGGCAAGCCGGAGATTTCCTATCTTCAGCAATCAATTCCAGAAAAAGCCAGCTACACCCAGCTCAAGGCATTTGAGACCTGCGCTAAGCAATACAAGTACGCCCATATTTTGAAAGTGCCGGTGGAGGGCCGTCACACCTTCAGTTTCGGCAAATCCATGCACAACACGTTGTTTCACTTTTTCAAACTAATTCAGGAGCGCAGTGCCACGGTACAGGTAGATTTATTTGGCAAACCAGCTACAAAAAAAGACGCGGTGGTCAGTGAAGAAGAGTTGATGCAGTTGTACGACCGTGAGTGGATCGACGACTGGTATTTGTCCAAAGAGCATCGCGAAGAATATTATGCCAAAGGCAAGACGTCACTCCACGAATTTTTTGAGGCGCAACAACCGAATTTTCCCGTACCAGTGAATCTAGAGCAGCCGTTTAATCTGAAATTAGGGGAGTACACCTTCAAAGGCGTGATTGATCGGATCGATCCCGTTGGCAATGATCCGAAGACCGTGGAAATTGTAGACTACAAAACCGGTCGTATCCCAAAAGGCAACAAACTTACCCCGGATGATAAGGAACAATTGATGATTTACGATTTGGCAGCCCGCGAGGTGTTTGGCTTGCAGCCCGTGACACTGTCGTATTATTATTTAGAAAATAATACCAAGCTGTCCTTTAGTCCGGATGAAGCGGATTTGAAAAAATTGCGTGAGAGTTTGCAGGAGCAGATCGTGCAAATCCACCAGAGCGACTTTGCTGCCAACCCAGGGTTCTGGTGCGCCCAATGCGATTTTCGGGATATTTGTGAAGATCGGTGGAGGGGGTAA
- a CDS encoding DUF721 domain-containing protein gives MAKKLGDLLQRSIRSAGIDKEVNAAIVCTAFDRLLEEKYPRLHGQAQAKFVKNGTLTIAVISSVVAQEIKLREMDILDFLQGKFGEQMVQRLRFQV, from the coding sequence ATGGCAAAAAAACTAGGAGATTTATTACAACGAAGCATCAGGTCGGCGGGGATTGATAAAGAAGTCAATGCGGCGATCGTCTGTACTGCGTTTGATCGGTTATTGGAGGAAAAATACCCCCGGTTGCATGGCCAAGCCCAGGCAAAATTCGTGAAAAATGGTACGCTCACGATTGCCGTTATCAGCTCGGTGGTAGCCCAGGAAATCAAATTGCGAGAGATGGATATCCTTGATTTTCTTCAGGGAAAATTTGGCGAACAGATGGTGCAGCGGCTACGATTTCAGGTGTAA